A single genomic interval of Candidatus Uhrbacteria bacterium harbors:
- a CDS encoding O-antigen ligase family protein codes for MEQFFGKTTWVTFGGLAAAVILSILVRYTPLALPILFALGVGAAWLYIRRPSAALLVAFAELFAFSHGHLIEANIGPVVLTERIVIFAGILLGWGVRVLWKREVPHLRDLILQPWVLVAGAVVSGLLVGMQENNPLTALDDANGYFFALYLLPLASVAWSRDMCRQLLHVFTATALWVAIFSLGTLYLFTHLDGIALVPLYKFIRDARIGEITLMSGGYWRIFLQSQIILIPTLFLLVAFAWERSRAERTWVWSLLLAGIVLSLSRSFWLGGMVGGTFLFLLLVRKSFSRTLRLAGRLVAHVGGSLLLIVALVFLVFPLPTRVSNLQDVFTKRGTEFGDAAISSRWKLLPIMWDGTQEHLWRGNGFGKGLEVQSDDPRIRAQYPEGRWTTHAFEWGWLDLWLKMGVLGLVAFLWLFAAYFRALWHADDQPFWLRAGFSAGLLTLAVVHAFSPYLNHPLGLGFFLFITPFILRESRQNPYSLAKNPVSKEAFPLRAGAA; via the coding sequence ATGGAGCAATTTTTTGGGAAAACAACATGGGTCACGTTCGGCGGGTTAGCGGCGGCCGTCATTCTTTCCATACTGGTGCGGTACACCCCTCTCGCTCTCCCCATTCTTTTCGCTCTGGGTGTGGGGGCAGCGTGGCTCTACATTCGCCGTCCGTCTGCGGCCCTTCTCGTTGCCTTTGCCGAACTTTTCGCTTTTTCCCACGGGCATCTCATCGAGGCGAATATTGGGCCCGTTGTCCTTACGGAGCGCATTGTCATTTTTGCCGGAATCCTTCTTGGGTGGGGCGTACGCGTTCTGTGGAAGCGCGAGGTGCCACATCTGCGTGACCTTATCCTCCAGCCCTGGGTCTTGGTCGCGGGAGCTGTCGTGAGTGGTCTTCTTGTCGGCATGCAGGAAAATAATCCTCTCACGGCTTTGGACGATGCCAACGGATACTTCTTCGCCCTGTACCTTCTCCCTCTTGCGTCTGTGGCCTGGTCACGCGATATGTGCCGGCAACTTCTCCACGTATTCACGGCTACAGCCCTTTGGGTCGCCATCTTTTCGCTTGGTACCCTCTATCTTTTTACTCATCTTGATGGTATAGCCCTCGTTCCTCTGTATAAATTTATTCGTGATGCGCGCATTGGAGAAATTACCCTCATGAGCGGAGGGTACTGGCGCATATTCCTTCAGAGCCAGATCATCCTTATTCCCACACTCTTCCTTCTTGTGGCCTTTGCGTGGGAACGGAGTCGGGCAGAGAGAACGTGGGTGTGGAGCCTTCTACTAGCAGGTATTGTTCTTAGTCTTTCACGAAGTTTCTGGCTTGGTGGAATGGTTGGCGGCACATTTCTTTTCCTCCTGCTTGTACGGAAATCTTTTTCTCGTACGCTCCGCCTCGCTGGTCGTCTTGTTGCACACGTAGGGGGAAGCCTTCTTTTGATTGTCGCGCTGGTCTTTCTCGTTTTTCCCCTTCCCACGCGTGTCTCCAATCTGCAGGATGTATTTACAAAGCGCGGTACGGAATTTGGCGATGCCGCCATCTCAAGTCGGTGGAAGCTTCTCCCCATCATGTGGGATGGTACGCAGGAACATCTGTGGAGAGGAAATGGATTTGGAAAGGGGTTAGAAGTGCAGAGCGATGATCCGCGCATCCGTGCGCAATATCCGGAGGGGCGGTGGACCACCCACGCATTTGAGTGGGGGTGGCTCGACCTTTGGCTAAAGATGGGGGTTCTTGGCCTTGTAGCGTTTCTGTGGCTTTTTGCTGCATATTTCCGAGCTCTCTGGCATGCCGACGATCAACCATTCTGGCTTCGCGCAGGCTTTTCTGCAGGCCTCCTCACCCTTGCTGTCGTCCATGCATTTTCCCCGTATCTCAACCACCCACTTGGTCTTGGATTTTTCCTCTTTATAACACCGTTCATTCTACGCGAGAGCCGACAAAATCCTTATAGCCTCGCAAAAAATCCCGTATCGAAAGAGGCTTTCCCCCTTCGAGCTGGAGCTGCTTAA
- a CDS encoding glycosyltransferase family 2 protein — protein sequence MTDISIISVNYRSADHLRRMVASLLRHATSLSWELFIINHSKEEDLSDVVSDARIHLLTQENRGFASGCNRGIREATGKYLLLLNPDIELTDDSLATLLGHLNQDTEVGIAGVRLSNPDGSPQPSVRAFPTPLNQLVVLLKLPHLFPKILKHYLKTDFDYRKTQDVDQVMGAYFLIRRALIEDIGLLDEGFFYWFEEVDYCKRAKDAGWKIRYYADVQARHAKGGSFSQVRTREKQAVIRRSLRRYIRKHFGWGAWAIFVFFHPLLWILGRIADFVKRY from the coding sequence ATGACGGATATAAGCATTATTTCGGTAAATTATCGATCGGCAGATCATCTGCGGCGCATGGTCGCCTCTCTTCTCCGCCACGCGACATCGTTGTCGTGGGAATTGTTTATTATTAACCACTCCAAAGAGGAGGATCTCTCGGACGTCGTTTCGGACGCGCGGATCCACCTCCTTACACAGGAGAACAGAGGATTTGCCAGCGGTTGCAATCGCGGAATTCGTGAAGCCACAGGAAAGTACCTTCTCTTGCTTAATCCCGACATCGAACTCACAGACGACAGTCTTGCGACACTTCTTGGTCACCTTAATCAAGACACGGAGGTGGGTATTGCCGGCGTGCGCCTCTCTAATCCAGACGGTTCGCCACAGCCGTCGGTCCGAGCTTTTCCCACCCCTCTCAATCAACTTGTTGTCCTGCTAAAACTTCCGCACCTTTTCCCAAAGATTCTCAAACACTACCTCAAAACAGACTTCGATTATCGCAAGACACAGGACGTAGACCAAGTCATGGGCGCGTATTTCCTCATTCGGCGCGCGCTCATAGAAGATATTGGGTTGCTCGACGAGGGATTTTTCTACTGGTTTGAGGAAGTGGATTACTGTAAGCGTGCAAAAGACGCGGGCTGGAAAATTCGCTACTATGCAGATGTCCAGGCACGGCACGCGAAGGGTGGATCGTTTAGTCAGGTGCGTACGCGGGAAAAACAAGCTGTCATCCGTCGAAGCCTCCGCCGTTACATCCGCAAGCATTTCGGCTGGGGAGCGTGGGCGATATTTGTCTTCTTCCACCCGCTTCTGTGGATTCTCGGCCGTATCGCCGATTTCGTCAAACGTTATTAA
- a CDS encoding glycosyltransferase family 2 protein, whose amino-acid sequence MSSDISIIIPTYQHASTLTACLDSVLAQTLPPAEIIVVDDGSTDNTRTVLAPYKAKGVIIIEQTNQGSNRARNVGFDRTKSPYVLFLDADIVMKPGMLEKLLRVLKSDATAAYAYSGFRFGWKQFKSFPFSRERLRKMNYVHTSALIRREWFPRFDEEVKRFQDWDVWLSILQKGGRGVYVPEELFHVRVGHGRQGISSWRPSGLYRLPWKLFGWTPRSVRAYESARDAIIHKHGL is encoded by the coding sequence ATGTCCTCTGACATCAGCATCATCATCCCTACCTATCAACATGCCAGTACCCTGACGGCGTGTCTTGACTCTGTGTTGGCACAAACCCTCCCACCCGCCGAGATTATTGTTGTAGATGACGGATCCACCGACAATACCCGCACGGTTCTTGCTCCCTATAAGGCGAAGGGGGTTATCATCATCGAGCAGACGAATCAAGGAAGCAACCGTGCGCGAAATGTTGGTTTTGATCGTACAAAGAGCCCGTATGTCCTGTTCCTTGATGCAGATATCGTCATGAAGCCAGGCATGCTTGAAAAGCTCCTGCGAGTCCTTAAGAGTGACGCCACAGCCGCCTACGCCTACTCGGGATTTCGTTTTGGGTGGAAGCAATTTAAAAGTTTCCCATTTTCGAGAGAGCGCTTGCGAAAGATGAATTACGTCCATACGTCGGCGCTCATTCGCCGCGAATGGTTTCCGAGATTTGACGAAGAAGTGAAGCGTTTCCAAGATTGGGATGTGTGGCTTTCTATTCTTCAAAAAGGGGGGAGGGGAGTTTATGTTCCCGAGGAGTTGTTTCACGTCCGTGTGGGACATGGGCGACAGGGAATTTCCTCGTGGCGGCCGTCGGGGCTCTATCGGCTTCCCTGGAAGCTCTTCGGCTGGACACCCCGATCGGTTCGCGCATACGAAAGCGCGCGCGATGCTATCATCCACAAGCATGGTCTATGA
- a CDS encoding glycosyltransferase family 4 protein has product MQHILLTLEYPPQKGGIARYLEAVVKCFPQSFEVWSSRLLTHRAWPAWLPALLRTIRLPGKTTLWVSHVHPMGSVAFITRLFRRVSYIVILHGMDFRLGTRNAWKRWLTRRILRGARLVVCNSETLAEEIRQFDNSCAVLPVRPTLPVSMEPLLSHPVSAAMSAPCRLLTVSRLVARKNHGRILEALVELPDVTYTIVGEGPERASLEKQARELGVSSRVHFLTPEDDRALLDVWRSADIFTFIPSSTTQDVEGFGIVYLEAGAAGLPIIASNEKAIGEAVSPDGAIHVPSQDTRALVDAIQELSCDPERRRKMGEANRAFVQKGFLKERLYEQLSPYVL; this is encoded by the coding sequence ATGCAGCATATTTTGCTCACGCTTGAATACCCTCCGCAAAAAGGCGGCATCGCACGCTATCTTGAAGCCGTGGTGAAATGTTTCCCCCAATCCTTTGAGGTCTGGTCGTCGAGACTTCTCACACACAGAGCATGGCCTGCCTGGCTGCCGGCTCTTTTGCGCACCATTCGGCTGCCTGGCAAAACGACTCTTTGGGTGAGCCATGTGCACCCGATGGGGAGTGTCGCTTTTATCACGCGATTATTTCGCCGAGTCTCGTACATCGTGATTTTACACGGTATGGATTTTCGCCTCGGGACGCGCAATGCCTGGAAGCGATGGCTTACACGGAGAATCCTGCGGGGAGCGCGTCTTGTGGTGTGTAATTCCGAAACGCTCGCAGAGGAAATCCGGCAATTTGATAATTCTTGCGCAGTTCTCCCTGTACGGCCGACTCTTCCCGTGTCTATGGAGCCGCTTCTCTCGCACCCTGTCTCCGCTGCAATGTCCGCGCCTTGCCGGCTTCTCACTGTGTCACGGCTTGTCGCAAGAAAAAATCATGGACGAATCCTTGAGGCACTTGTAGAACTTCCAGACGTCACGTACACCATTGTTGGGGAGGGGCCGGAGCGCGCATCTCTGGAAAAACAGGCGCGTGAGCTGGGTGTTTCTTCGCGGGTACATTTTCTTACCCCAGAGGACGATCGCGCTCTACTGGATGTATGGCGGTCGGCTGATATATTTACCTTTATCCCTTCCTCAACAACGCAGGATGTCGAAGGGTTTGGTATTGTGTATCTCGAGGCTGGAGCCGCCGGCCTTCCTATTATTGCCTCAAACGAGAAAGCGATTGGCGAAGCTGTATCTCCTGACGGGGCTATACACGTCCCCTCGCAGGATACGCGCGCTCTTGTCGATGCCATCCAAGAGCTTTCGTGTGATCCAGAAAGACGCCGAAAGATGGGAGAGGCGAATCGTGCGTTTGTACAAAAAGGGTTCCTTAAAGAACGTCTGTACGAGCAGTTGTCCCCGTATGTCCTCTGA
- a CDS encoding oligosaccharide flippase family protein, giving the protein MSRLGKNTLQLTLASVVQKALAFLYFLFLARLVGTENTGDYFLALSVTTMFSVLTDMGLQPVLIRTVAKGSESWREMFAQTITLKVVFSLLAALLVLLFVSAMGYAESVRALVGVAILVMLVDAITLTMYGLLRGVQVLTFESVGMFVGQGITVVVGVIALILHAPLVWLVVALLAGSAWNAVFSTVIVVRRFGISLLRPALSLQGMRHLLYLAVPFALSGIFVKGYSYLDTILLSTYFTATDVGYYAVAYKLTYAFQFLPMAFAAALYPAMSAYVAKEREKLSGAFEDAVEYMMVLATPIAFGIWAVAPELIVQTVGQEFLGAVAPLQILVFATIPLFLDFPVGSLLNAAHRQTLKTSLMGATFIMNAAANIFLVPRFGTTGAATAALGSFLFLFFSGLLFVPRITTLHTRRLLGKLSRILLVGGVMALIVYLALDTIGLFFAITFGAIVYVGGLWIVRVLSRERVKTLLALCRP; this is encoded by the coding sequence ATGAGCCGGCTTGGGAAAAACACCCTGCAATTAACGCTAGCCTCTGTCGTACAGAAAGCGCTGGCGTTTTTGTATTTTCTTTTTCTCGCTCGTCTGGTGGGCACAGAAAACACCGGGGATTACTTCTTGGCGCTTTCTGTTACAACGATGTTCTCTGTTCTTACAGACATGGGTCTTCAGCCGGTCCTGATTCGCACGGTTGCAAAGGGCTCAGAGAGTTGGCGAGAGATGTTCGCACAAACTATTACCCTGAAAGTGGTTTTTTCCCTTCTTGCGGCACTTCTTGTCCTGCTTTTTGTCTCGGCAATGGGTTATGCGGAGTCTGTGCGCGCACTTGTGGGAGTTGCAATCCTTGTCATGCTTGTGGATGCCATTACCCTTACCATGTACGGGCTTCTTCGGGGCGTACAGGTTCTCACATTCGAGTCTGTTGGGATGTTCGTGGGGCAGGGGATCACGGTTGTTGTGGGAGTAATCGCTCTTATCCTCCATGCTCCGCTTGTGTGGCTTGTGGTCGCCCTTCTTGCCGGAAGTGCATGGAACGCTGTTTTTTCGACCGTTATCGTTGTCCGCCGCTTCGGTATTTCTCTTCTTCGTCCCGCCTTGTCTTTGCAGGGTATGAGACACCTCCTTTACCTTGCCGTCCCCTTCGCCCTCTCCGGCATTTTCGTGAAGGGCTATTCCTATCTGGATACGATCCTTCTCTCTACGTACTTTACGGCTACTGACGTAGGGTACTACGCTGTTGCCTACAAGTTGACCTACGCCTTCCAGTTTTTGCCTATGGCCTTTGCGGCGGCGCTTTATCCAGCAATGAGTGCGTATGTAGCAAAGGAGCGCGAAAAACTTTCCGGTGCGTTTGAGGATGCGGTGGAGTATATGATGGTGCTGGCAACCCCCATTGCATTTGGCATCTGGGCGGTTGCGCCAGAGCTTATCGTGCAAACCGTTGGGCAGGAATTTCTTGGCGCTGTCGCCCCTCTGCAAATTCTCGTTTTTGCGACGATCCCACTCTTCTTAGACTTTCCTGTCGGCTCGCTTTTGAATGCTGCGCACCGCCAGACCCTCAAGACAAGTCTTATGGGTGCGACGTTCATCATGAATGCGGCAGCAAACATTTTTCTTGTCCCGCGTTTCGGCACCACCGGAGCTGCCACAGCCGCTCTCGGAAGCTTCCTCTTTCTCTTTTTCTCGGGTCTTTTGTTCGTTCCGCGCATAACTACTCTTCACACGAGACGCCTTCTTGGAAAACTCTCCCGTATCCTGCTGGTTGGAGGAGTAATGGCCTTGATTGTTTACCTCGCCCTCGACACGATAGGACTATTCTTTGCTATTACTTTTGGCGCCATTGTCTACGTAGGGGGTCTTTGGATTGTGCGTGTGCTTTCTCGCGAACGCGTAAAGACTCTCCTTGCCCTCTGCCGCCCTTGA
- the rpsI gene encoding 30S ribosomal protein S9, whose product MTTAVTNNDHGIGRRKRAVAQVKLVRGTTGAIHVNGRDVKAYFPQLAYQAMITAPLRQTGMEGQVEVAVKTSGGGVAGQAGAIRLGIARALIAWNPDFRPVLKKEGMLTRDARRKERKKYGLKKARRAPQWAKR is encoded by the coding sequence ATGACGACAGCAGTGACCAACAACGATCATGGTATTGGACGGCGCAAGCGCGCGGTTGCGCAGGTGAAGCTTGTCCGAGGAACTACAGGCGCTATTCATGTCAACGGCCGTGACGTCAAAGCGTATTTTCCACAGCTTGCCTACCAAGCTATGATTACTGCGCCTCTGCGGCAAACCGGCATGGAAGGGCAGGTCGAGGTGGCTGTGAAGACCTCCGGCGGAGGTGTTGCCGGACAAGCGGGAGCGATCCGACTTGGTATTGCGCGCGCTCTTATTGCTTGGAATCCGGACTTCCGACCCGTCCTCAAAAAAGAAGGGATGCTCACGCGTGACGCGCGCCGAAAAGAGCGGAAAAAGTACGGTTTGAAAAAAGCTCGCAGAGCTCCGCAGTGGGCAAAACGCTAG
- the rplM gene encoding 50S ribosomal protein L13, with amino-acid sequence MNRPTETHTIDASGRAIGRVASEVAHILQGKHRPDYTPHIDSSDVVVVLHAGQVKLDAKKAAETFHIRHSGHPGGFRKVSLSRVKEMDPTQLISHAVYSMLPQNKLRTNRMKRLKFDSSV; translated from the coding sequence ATGAATCGTCCAACGGAAACACATACGATTGATGCCTCCGGACGCGCCATTGGACGCGTGGCATCGGAAGTTGCCCACATTCTCCAGGGTAAGCATCGTCCGGACTACACGCCGCATATAGACAGCAGTGACGTCGTCGTGGTTTTGCATGCAGGCCAAGTGAAGCTTGATGCGAAAAAAGCGGCCGAAACTTTCCATATTCGCCATAGTGGACATCCGGGCGGATTTCGGAAGGTGTCGCTTTCGCGCGTGAAAGAAATGGATCCCACACAGTTGATTTCGCACGCGGTGTACTCGATGCTCCCACAGAATAAATTGCGAACCAATCGCATGAAACGGTTAAAATTTGATTCCTCCGTATGA
- the rplQ gene encoding 50S ribosomal protein L17, translating to MRHRSTKVTLDRKSAARRALLSGLAQSVILYERVQTTRGKAKAVRPYLERLIEYGKEGTLAGRRKLLAELPDELAVKKTIEVLGPRYMQRTGGYVRLTNLPPRKGDGAEVMQIELL from the coding sequence ATGCGTCATCGAAGCACAAAAGTAACTCTTGATAGAAAAAGCGCCGCGCGCCGCGCGCTCCTTTCCGGTTTAGCGCAAAGCGTTATTCTTTACGAAAGGGTTCAAACAACCCGCGGAAAGGCAAAGGCGGTGCGCCCGTATCTGGAACGTTTGATTGAATACGGAAAAGAAGGCACGCTTGCCGGCCGGCGGAAACTTTTGGCGGAACTCCCAGACGAGCTTGCGGTAAAAAAGACTATTGAAGTCCTCGGTCCGCGGTATATGCAGCGTACGGGCGGATATGTTCGTCTAACAAATCTCCCCCCGCGCAAAGGAGATGGCGCGGAAGTTATGCAAATCGAGCTTCTGTAA
- a CDS encoding DNA-directed RNA polymerase subunit alpha, producing the protein MENILLPTKVSVEEGATPREAQLVVEPCFHGYGTTAGNALRRVLLSSLVGAAVTAVKIKGVTHEFQAIPGVKEDVLQIILNLKQLRVRLHTDEPVKLMLRATGEGEVTGASIEPNAEVEVVNPAHVLCTMTEAKAGLEMEITVEKGRGFRPTEKVRKGGEDLGTIAVDALFSPVRNVSYRVEATRVGEITDYDKLIMTIETDGTISPKDAVRDSTKILMDYFTTVSNGLGETEATS; encoded by the coding sequence ATGGAGAATATTCTCTTGCCAACCAAGGTGAGCGTAGAGGAAGGCGCCACCCCCCGTGAGGCCCAGCTCGTTGTCGAGCCATGCTTTCACGGCTATGGAACGACTGCAGGCAATGCGCTCCGTCGCGTTCTTCTCTCCTCGCTTGTCGGGGCTGCGGTGACGGCGGTGAAAATTAAGGGCGTGACGCATGAGTTCCAAGCGATTCCGGGCGTGAAGGAAGACGTGCTCCAGATCATTTTGAATTTGAAGCAGCTGCGTGTGCGTTTGCACACGGACGAGCCGGTAAAGCTCATGCTGCGCGCGACAGGAGAAGGAGAAGTGACGGGGGCAAGTATCGAGCCGAATGCCGAAGTGGAAGTCGTTAACCCCGCGCACGTGCTCTGCACCATGACGGAGGCAAAAGCAGGGCTGGAAATGGAAATTACGGTGGAAAAAGGACGCGGATTCCGGCCAACGGAAAAAGTGCGCAAGGGTGGGGAAGATCTGGGCACCATCGCGGTGGACGCTCTCTTTTCGCCCGTCCGCAATGTGTCTTATCGCGTAGAAGCGACTCGCGTAGGGGAGATCACGGATTACGACAAGCTCATCATGACGATTGAGACGGACGGAACAATTTCTCCAAAAGATGCTGTGCGCGACTCCACAAAAATTCTGATGGACTACTTCACAACGGTATCAAACGGTCTTGGGGAAACGGAGGCGACCTCCTAA
- the rpsD gene encoding 30S ribosomal protein S4: protein MARILKPIGKMSRREGVALDDNPKNAARRRPGGPGQHGAVQARPKRSSGYGIQLREKQKAKRQYGILERQFRNYFEKATRKKGNTSEYLVQALEMRLDNVIYRLGFGLSRRHARQLVNHGFFMVNGKKVDIPSYHTGVGDTVTIKENKRQKPVFSTLSERLAKQKTPSWLHVDPASTTGKVTSIPAGEDLKQIFDPTLIVEFYSR from the coding sequence ATGGCACGCATTCTCAAACCCATTGGAAAGATGAGCCGCCGCGAGGGAGTGGCGCTCGACGATAATCCAAAGAACGCCGCGCGTCGCCGCCCGGGAGGTCCGGGCCAGCATGGGGCTGTGCAGGCACGTCCAAAGCGTTCTTCTGGATACGGCATTCAGTTGCGCGAAAAGCAAAAAGCAAAGCGTCAATACGGTATTCTGGAGCGCCAGTTCCGCAACTATTTTGAGAAAGCAACGCGGAAGAAAGGAAATACGTCAGAGTATTTGGTTCAGGCGCTTGAGATGCGCCTTGACAATGTTATTTATCGTCTTGGATTCGGTCTCTCTCGCCGGCACGCTCGTCAGTTGGTAAATCATGGATTTTTCATGGTGAATGGGAAGAAGGTTGACATCCCGTCCTACCACACGGGTGTTGGAGACACGGTCACCATCAAAGAGAACAAGCGCCAAAAGCCTGTCTTCTCCACGCTCTCTGAGCGTCTTGCAAAGCAGAAAACACCCTCATGGCTTCATGTGGATCCGGCAAGCACTACAGGAAAAGTAACCTCTATCCCTGCGGGCGAAGACCTCAAGCAAATTTTTGACCCAACACTTATCGTGGAATTTTATTCCCGCTAA
- the rpsK gene encoding 30S ribosomal protein S11, protein MSETTQAQPAEIKEGKAKSAAPATRAKARKKTMRQVSVGNMYIQATFNNTIVTATDLNGNALAWASSGNCGFKGPRKSTPYAATVILKTLAEKLKDTGLKDVHVFVKGIGSGRDSAVRSINAQGFNVLSIKDLTPIPHNGCRPPRPRRL, encoded by the coding sequence ATGTCAGAAACCACACAAGCACAACCAGCAGAGATCAAAGAAGGCAAGGCGAAATCGGCCGCGCCTGCTACACGAGCAAAGGCGCGCAAGAAAACCATGCGCCAGGTGAGCGTTGGAAATATGTATATTCAGGCGACCTTCAACAACACGATTGTGACGGCTACCGATTTGAATGGGAACGCACTTGCGTGGGCGAGCTCTGGGAACTGTGGATTCAAGGGGCCGCGGAAATCCACACCTTATGCGGCAACGGTTATTTTGAAAACACTTGCCGAAAAGCTGAAGGACACCGGACTCAAAGATGTACACGTGTTCGTGAAAGGTATAGGTTCCGGACGCGACTCCGCGGTGCGCAGTATTAATGCACAGGGTTTTAACGTGCTCTCCATTAAGGATCTGACCCCTATTCCGCATAACGGCTGCCGTCCTCCGCGGCCCCGCCGTCTCTAA
- the rpsM gene encoding 30S ribosomal protein S13 — MATARIAGVSLPSEKPIHIALTAIYGVGRATAGRVLSQAGVDAKLRTKELTDVQVTKIRDQIEKKLRVEGELRREVLGNVKRLREIGSYRGSRHGKNLPVRGQRTRTNSRTVRGNVRKTTGSGRRVLTKT; from the coding sequence ATGGCAACCGCACGTATCGCCGGCGTCAGTCTTCCTTCCGAAAAGCCCATTCACATTGCGCTTACGGCTATCTATGGAGTCGGCCGAGCAACGGCAGGCCGTGTGCTCTCGCAAGCGGGCGTGGACGCCAAACTCCGCACAAAGGAGCTTACCGACGTGCAGGTGACGAAAATCCGCGACCAGATTGAAAAGAAGCTGCGTGTAGAAGGGGAATTGCGCCGTGAAGTACTCGGCAATGTGAAGCGCTTGCGAGAAATCGGCAGTTATCGCGGCTCGCGCCACGGGAAGAACCTTCCTGTTCGCGGACAACGGACACGAACCAACTCTCGCACCGTGCGTGGAAACGTCCGTAAGACTACCGGATCTGGACGCCGTGTGCTTACCAAGACTTAA
- the rpmJ gene encoding 50S ribosomal protein L36: MKVRASVKKICRDCKVGRRNGRVIVICKNPKHKQRQG; encoded by the coding sequence ATGAAAGTCCGCGCCTCTGTAAAAAAGATTTGTCGTGATTGCAAAGTCGGCCGTCGCAACGGCCGCGTCATTGTTATTTGTAAGAATCCTAAACATAAGCAGCGTCAGGGCTAA
- the infA gene encoding translation initiation factor IF-1: MDSNKQFIEVRGVVEELLPSAQFKIRLESGQVIHGHLAGKMRMHRIHLLPGDEVKVEMSPYDLTKGRVVYRF; this comes from the coding sequence ATGGATTCGAACAAGCAGTTTATTGAGGTTCGCGGAGTCGTGGAGGAGCTTTTACCAAGTGCGCAATTCAAGATTCGACTTGAAAGCGGTCAGGTGATCCATGGTCACTTGGCGGGAAAAATGCGTATGCACCGCATCCACCTATTGCCGGGGGATGAGGTCAAAGTTGAAATGAGCCCGTACGACCTAACGAAGGGTCGCGTGGTCTATCGTTTCTAA